The following nucleotide sequence is from Acetivibrio cellulolyticus CD2.
AACGGCCTGTTTTTTGAACTATTTATTGCCTCCGAGATCTTTAGTACCTTACGATACTGGTAATATCCTCCGCAAGCCCCCACTCCTACAACATCAAATTTCTCACTGTCCAAAAGTGCTTTCAAGTGAGACTCAGGCCAGTGATATACATCCTGGTTGTATATTTTCACTTCATGCCCGGCATTTCTCAAAGCCGATGCAATGTAAGCTATCCCTTGTGGAAACCACGATACATACGAATCATTGTCATAAACAACAAGTAAAATTTTCATAATTGTTTTCTCCTTTTGATAACTCTCGCTGGAACTCCTACAGAAACTGAATCTGGCGGAATATCTTCCAAAACTACACTACCTGCTCCAATTATTGAACCATCTCCAATAGCTATACCTTGAATTATGTTGGCACCCAACCCAATTAAGCAATCAGTCCCTATTTTCACATCACCTGCAAGTTTAGCCCCTGATGCTATATGTGTGTTATCTCCGATGATGCACCCATGTTCTACAATACTTCCGGTATTGATAATGCAATTGTTTCCTATTGATACACCTGTATTAATTACGGCATTTGCCATAACCACATTACCTGTACCCATAACTGCTGTTTTGGAAATAACAGCGTTACCATGAACTATATTCAATAATTTAAACCCAATCTTACCTGCGATTTCACAAACATTTCTCCGTGCTGCGTAACCTCCCATCATTCCCAAACCCATCACAGCATTACGCAACCCTCTACAAAAGAGTTCTTCTAAAATACTATCGTCCCCAATAACATAATAA
It contains:
- a CDS encoding acetyltransferase; amino-acid sequence: MEYGDKDLVVIGAGGHARVIIDILTTYYEDFNIIGVLDKDSSKHGSCVDGYYVIGDDSILEELFCRGLRNAVMGLGMMGGYAARRNVCEIAGKIGFKLLNIVHGNAVISKTAVMGTGNVVMANAVINTGVSIGNNCIINTGSIVEHGCIIGDNTHIASGAKLAGDVKIGTDCLIGLGANIIQGIAIGDGSIIGAGSVVLEDIPPDSVSVGVPARVIKRRKQL